In the genome of Terriglobia bacterium, the window GCTGCTCGATCTGACCGAATCGAACCCGACGCGGGTTGGGCTGCGGTATCCGGGGGGTCTACTGCAGAGCCTGGCGGACCCCCGCGGCCTGGAGTACCGGCCGGAGGCGCTGGGCCTGGCGGCGGCGCGGGAAGCGGTGGCGGGGTACTACGGCGAGATGGGCGCCAACGTCCCGCCACACACGATCGTTCTGACTTCCAGCACCAGCGAGGCCTACTCGTTTCTCTTCCGCCTGCTCTGCAATCCGGGCGACGAAGTGCTGGTCGGAGTGCCCAGCTACCCGCTGTTCGACTATTTGGCCTCCATTCAGGATGTGAGGCTGGTTCTGTATCCCCTGCTGTATGACCACGGCTGGCAGCTCGACTTCCATTCGCTGGAGCAAGGGCTGGGGACGCGGACGCGAGCGCTGATGCTGGTGCACCCGAACAATCCGACCGGTTCGTACGTGCAGCCGGCAGAGCGCGACCGTCTCAGCAACATCAGCGCGGAGCGCGGGTTAGCACTGGTTGCCGACGAGGTGTTCCTGGATTACGCCATCGCCGGCGCTGCCCCCTTCACGTTTGCGGCCAACCTGGGCGCCCTCACGTTCACCATGAGCGGGTTGTCGAAGGTCGCAGCGCTGCCGCAGGTCAAGCTATCATGGATCGTGGTAAGCGGCCCAAAAGCCGCACGGGACGAGGCTTTACAACGGCTGGAGGTGATCGCGGATACCTACCTGTCGGTGAGCACGGCGGTGCAATTGGCTCTCCCCGAGCTGCTGCGAGATCGGCGGCAGGCGCAAGGACAGATCGGTGATCGCGTGCGGACCAACCTGGCGGAGTTGGATCGCCAACTGGCAGGGCAAAAAGCGTGTCGGCGGCTGGAGATGGAGGCGGGCTGGTACGCCGTGGTGCGGGTACCAGCCACTCGTCCCGATGAGGAGTTGGCGATCCAGATCCTGGAGCGGGAGGGCGTGGTGGTGCACCCTGGCCATTTCTACGATTTTCCCTCTGAGGGATACATTGTTCTGAGCCTTATCCCGCGGGTGGAGCTGTTTGCGGAAGGAGTGCGAAGAGTGTTGATTCATCTCTAAGTAACCGGGGCCGAGGGTTACGCTTCGAGACACAACTCTCAAGGGCGATTCCGGGTGTAAGAGAGGGGGCTGCCAAGGCTTGTGCGGGGCCCATGCTCCCCGGGGTAACCAGTTGGAGACAAGAGAGATACCCGGATGGTTACGAAAGTCCGAGGGCTGGTGAAAGGGCGCAATATTGCTTTTAAGTGCTATATTTCCATGGTATTTTAGGCCACACAAGTGAGTGCCGTGACGCTCCTCCGGCTGTGCATTCACGGGGGTCAGCGGGAGAAGTCTGCGGGTCCCCACGATGCCGGAGCATCGCGGCGCACAAGTGTTTGGGCTCAACGAGGTAGTGATTCAAGCGACAGCGCCGTCCCCCGGGCGTAGAAGCGGAACCATGCCACAGGAAAGCGTCACCCAGATCATCCAGTCGTCGAAGGCGCAAGCCGAGATGCAGGCGCAACTGGAGAAGTTCCGCCGCACGGTGGTGGTGATGTTCACCGACATCAAGGGATCGACGGCGTACTTCGAGAAATACGGTGACGTGGCCGGCCTGATGATGGTGCACCAGTGCAACGACAATCTGCGCCAGATCGTGGAGAAGCATGGGGGACGCGTAGTCAAGGAGATCGGGGACGCCATCATGGCGATCTTCGACGACTGCACGGAATCGGTGCGGGCCTCGATCGAGATGCAGAAGTCGCTGATCGGGTTCAACGCGCCCAAGCCGGAACAAGACCACGTATTCATCCGGATCGGGCTCAATCACGGGACGGGGTTGGTGAAGTCCAACGATGTGTTCGGCGACGTGGTGAACGTGGCGTCGCGCGTGGAAAGCGTGGCATCGCCGGAACAGATCGTCATCTCCGACACACTGAACGTGCAGGTCGCCCCCCTGAACCTGTTCAAGATCGCCTACCTGGGACGTTACGCGCTGAAGGGCAAGGAAGGCGACCGCGACCTGTTCGAGGTCATCTGGGACGAGAAGCGGAAGGCGCGGCCGGCGTCGGCGCACACGGTCGTCACCAGCGACGCGAAGTTCAAAGTCGTGATGCCGCAGTTCAAGCTGCAGCACATCCGCAAGGACGGCTCGGTGGGCTCGGAGCACGATCTGAAGAACGGCAAGCTGACCATCGGAAGGGTGGAAGGCGACCTGAAGTTTGCCGGGGACCCGCAGATGTCGGAGGCGCACGCCAAGTTTTTCGTGGAGCGCGGACAGCTCTACGTCGAGGATATGAGCGGGGGCAAGGGCATCTTCGTGCGGCTGATCGCCACCTACATGATGCAGAACAGCGACGTGATCATGATGGGCCGGCAGGTATTCCAGTTCCGCGAAAAGACCGAAGCGTTGGCCGCGGCGACGGCGACCGGCACCGCCATCACAGAGATCTCGTCGATCATCAAGGAGCCGGTGGCGGAGTTCGTGGCGGTGACACCGCAAGGCGTGGACGAAAATAGCCGTTTTCCGCTGCTGGACCAGGAAATCACCTGGGGGCGCAACCGGGGGACGTACATCTTCCCGGAGGACGGATTCATGAGCCGGGCGCACGCCAAGGTGTACCAGCGGGGGGAGAATTTCTTTCTCGAGGACGTGGGAAGCCGGAACGGAACGTTCATCAAGGTGAGGGGCAAGGCCCCAGTGCCTACGGGAGCGACGGTTCTGGTTGGGGGACAACTTCTGAAGGTGGCCCAATAGGCAGTCATGGCAGGTCCAACAGTCACCAAAATCGGTAAGTATGACGTCATCGAAGTCCTGGGCAAGGGCGGCATGGGCGTCGTCTATAAGGCGATGGACAACCGCATCGGCCGCCTGGTCGCCATCAAGATGATGACGGGGGGCTTCGCCGATAACCCCGACCTGCTGAAACGGTTCTACCGCGAGGCCCAGGCCACGGGCATGCTGGAGCACCCCAACATCGTGATCGTGTACGAGTTGGGCGACCAGGACGGCAACCCGTACATGGTGATGCAATACCTGGAAGGCGAGCCGCTGGACAAGATGATCCAGCAGCGGCGCGAACTCTCCATGGTGGAGAAGCTGGGATACATCATCCAGGCCTGCAACGGACTGAACTACGCGCACCAGCGCGGCCTGGTGCACCGCGACATCAAGCCGGCGAACCTGATGGTGCTGAAGGACGGCACCTGCAAACTGGTGGACTTCGGCATTGCCCGGCTGGGCGACACCAGCCTGACGCGCACCGGGCAGGTGGTGGGCACGATCCACTACATGTCTCCGGAGCAGATCAACGCGCAGGTGGTGGACGGGCGGACGGACATCTGGTCGACCGGAGTGATGCTGTTCGAACTGCTGACCTACACGCTGCCGTTCGAAGGCAACGACATGGCGTCGACGCTGCTGAAGATCATCCACGAGCAGCCGCCCTCGCTGAACAAGTTCCTCACCAACTACCCGCCGGACCTCGACGAGGTCATCCAGAGAGCGCTGGCCAAAGATCGCGAAGAGCGGTACGCGACGGCGGAGGACTTCGCTTTCGACCTGGGCCGGGTCCAGGAACAGCTCAAGAAACAGGTGGTGAGCGAGTACGTGGACCGGGCGCGCAACATGATGGAGCGGCAGGACCTGCAGAAGGCCAAGGAACTGCTGCAACAGGTGTTGCGCGTGGACACGCAGCACACCGTGGCCAAGGAGCTGATGCACGAAGTGCAGCAGCGCATGCAGAAGCAGGTGCGCGGCGAGCAGATCCGGCAGCTCCGGTCGAATGCGGAAGACGCGTTTGCGCAGAAAATGTACGACGACGCGCTGGCGTACGTCGAACAGGCGCTCTCGCTGGACAAGACCAACACCGAGCTGATCAACCTGCGCGAGCTGGTCAAGTCCGCCAAGGACAAGAGGGACAAGGCGGTGGCGGGGCTGCGCAAGGCGGAAGCGGCGCAGCAGGCCGGAGACCTGGAAATGGCGATTAAGGCGGTGGAAGAGGCCATCGCGGTCGATCCCGACAACACCCAGGCCAAGGCGCTGCAGGCGGCGATCACACGCGAACTGGCCGAGCACTCGAAGCAGAGGCAGTTACAGGGCCTGTTGGACGGGGCGCGCCGCGACATCACGTCGCGCAAATACACGGCCGCGTTCGAAGTGCTGAAGCAAGCGGAAGAGATCGATCCGGCGAGCCCGGAGCTGCACACGCTGATGAGCCTGGCGTCCTCGGGGCGGGACCAGGAGAGTCGCCGCCGGGAGCTGGAAAAGGCGGCCGCGGAGATCGAAGACGCGCTCAACCGGGATGACCACGTCCTGGCCTGCGCCAAGGCGGACGAAGCGTTGCAGCGCTTCCCCAGCGATCCCGGCCTGCTGAAGCTGAAATCGCTCGCCGACAAACAGCGCGAAACGAGCGAAAAGAAGAAGTTCGTCGAGGAACAGATCGTCAAGGCGCGCAAGCTGTTGGATTCGGGGAAAGCGGCGGAGGCGCTGTCGCTGCTGGAAGGCGCTGCGCAAAGAGCGGCGGGCGACTCGCGGCTGCAGTCGCTGCTGGCGATCGTGCGCGAGAGCGCCGAGCGCGAGAAGAGCGATCGCACCAAGGACGAATTCATCGCCAAAGCCAAGGAGTGCCTGCGCAAGAAGGATTACGACGGGGCCGTGATGGTGCTGGAGATGGCGCAGGCGCAGATCGAAGGCTCGGCCGAGATCAACGACCTGCTGCAGTACGCCCGGGACGAAGCGGTGCAGCAGGCGCGCAACCGGAAGGTAGAAACGGCGACGACGGAAGCGCAACGGCTGATGGCGGAGGAGGAGTACGACCGGGCGGTCGTGGTGCTGGAAGCGGCGCTCAAGGAGGCCCCGGTCGACGAGCTGAAGGTGCTGCTGGCGGACGCCAAGCGGCACATGGAGGAATCCAGCAAGAAGATCCATACAGCGATCGCCAAGGCGCAGAAGCTGCTGGAAACGCGCAAGGTGGACGATGCGGTTGCCTTCATGGAGGGGCTGCCGAAGTCCTACGCACGCTCGCCTGAGTTCACCAACCTGCTGGAGAAGGCGCGCAGCGAGCAGGACATGGTGCGCGCGGTGGGCGGCGCGGTGAAGCAGGCGAAAGGGGCGATCGAGAAGGGCGACTTCGCCCGGGCCATCGACATCATCGACGCCTGCAAGAAGACCTACGGGGAGACGCCCGACATCAAGGCTGCGCTGGCCGACATCGAAAGCAAAAAGGTCTCCATGGCGCGGCAGGTCGTGGACAAGGCGGTGCGCGATGCGCGCACCCTGCTGCTCTCGAGGCAATACGGGGCGGCACTGAGATCGCTGCATGCCGCCGGGCCGCTGGTGCCGGCGGCGCCGGCCGACCTGCAACAGCAGTACAACGCCCTGAAGGCGGACGCGGAGAAGGGCGCCTCGCGCCTGCAGAAGGAACAGGAACTGATGGGCAAGACCATGGTCGCCGGCTCTGTAGACATGTCGCAGACCATGGTGGCGGGGTCGGTCGATGCTGCAACGGCCCCGGCAGCGGCGCGCGGCGCCGCGGCACCCCATCGCGCGCCAGTGGTCGTGCCGCCGCCGCCAAAGAAGTCGCCGGTGATGATGATCGTCATTGGCGTGGTCGTTCTGGCTGTTATTGGGGTGCTTGCCTATCTTCTCAGGGACAGGATTGCGCCTCCCCCTCCCAGTACGGCTTCGGTGAAAGTCAACGCCATTCCTTGGGGTGCCGTCAAGTTAGCCCGCTGTACAAGCCAGGCGGCGCCCGGCGCCTGCAAACCGGGATACGTGAAGTCGTACGAAAAGGAACCGAATAACCAAACCCCCATTCTGTTAAGGCTCCCGCCGGGCGAGTACGAGATCGTCGTTTTGGGTCCTGGCGGTCAGGAGAAGATGGAGAAGACCAAGATTTCGGAGACGTCGACGGGATCGGTCACGCCAGTGTTCGAGCAACTCGATGTGGAGAAGATCGTCAATGCGAAGTAAAGGGCGAATCTGGATGCTGCTGGTCCTGGTGGCCATGGCGCCGCTGGCGGCCTATGCGGACAAAAAATCCGAACTAGACCAGAAAGGGAAAGCCGCGGCCGCGGCGGGAAATGTCTTCGAGGCGAAAAACGCCTACTGCGAGCTAGCCGATCTGGATCCGAACTACCCGCAGGCGAAGATGATGTGTTCCGTCATGACGAAGGAGGCGGACAAGGAACAGGCGCGCTGCGAGAGTCGATTCAGCGATGCGATGCAGGACATCAATCAGAGCAAGTTCGATGATGCCGAGCAGAAGCTGAGGAACGTCAAAGCCGGTTGCAAACGATACGACGAAGCCCAACAGTACGTGAAAGTGAAGATCCCCCAGATGAAGACGGAAGGGGATCGGGACAAACTGGCGGCGCAAAAACTACAGGAAGCCAAGCAGGGTTACGCCAAGAACGACTTCACGGGAGCGAAGGCTGCATTGAGTCAGATTCCCGGATCGAGCTCCAAAGCCGGAGAAGCACAGGATCTGCTGAACAAGATCAAGCAGTACGAGCAGGCAATGGCCGAGGGTGACAGGCTCCTGAACGGCAAGAATTACGGTGCTGCCCGAAATAGTTATCAGGAAGCCGCGAAACTGAAGGCCGACGGTCCCGGAGATCCGACCGGCAAGATCCAGAAGGCGGTGGATGCAGAAAAGGTCTCGATCGCCCTAGTGGACGAACAGAAGCGGAAGGAAGAGGAAACAAGGAAGGAAGCCGAGCGCCGGGCCAAGAAGCCGACGCTCGCATTGCAGGTCAGTCCGAACAGCGGCCAGGCCGCGCTCACGGTCAATGCCAAGGCGAACCCGACCGAGGGCGGTACGAAGCTCATCGGCACTCTGATCCAGTGGGGAGACGGATCGGTCACGAACGATGCCACTGGTTCGCACGTGTACAAGAACGCGGGCACGTACGACGTGGTGGCGTGGGTCACGGATGAGGCCGGGAACAAGGTGTCGCAGATCCAGACGGTGCGGGTGATCGAAGCGGCAGTCAAGCAGATCGCGCCCGAGGTGGACGTCGCCCAAACCCTTGCTGAAGCCAGGGCGGCAAAGGCCAAGGGTAACATCAGCTTGGCCCGCGGCAAGTACATGAAGGTCCTGACCGCGGACAAGACCAACGCCGAGGCGATCGCGGCGCTGGACGAACTCTCCAAACAGGCCGCAACCACTCCTGCCCAGCCGACGCCGGAACCGCAGACGCCGGGCGTGATCTCGGATTCTGACCAGTTGCTTGCCAAAGGCATCACCGAGTATTACACGGGGAATTTCGATGACGCCTACAGCGACCTCAAGGACTACCTCAAGTTCAAGGGCGAGAAAGTCGGCCTCGCCAACTTCTACATGGGAGCATTGAAGGCGACACAGTACCACCTGGGCGGCGCCACCGAATCTAGTTTGCTGGACGCAGCGACGAATGCATTCCGCGTCGCCAAGAAGACCCCTAACTTCAAGCCTCCCACGAAGTACATTTCGCCGAAGATCCTCGACATGTATAACAACGCCGGCATGTGATCCGGAGCAGCCTCAGGAGAACGATGCCCCGGTCCAGCCGCACGGCGGACCGGGGTTTTTGTTTGCGCTCAGGGGCGGCGGAGGAGGAAGGGGTTGGTCTCGCGCTCATTACCGATGGTGGTGAGCGGACCGTGTCCCGGGACGACGATGGTGTCGTCGGGCAGCGACAGCACGGGACCGTGCAGCGAGGCCATGATCTTGTCGAAGGAGCCGCCGGGCAGGTCGGTGCGGCCGATGCTGCCGGCGAACAGGGTGTCGCCGGCGAAGAGCATCTTCTCGGCGGGGAAATAGAGGCAGACGCTGCCCTCGGTGTGCCCCGGCGTGTGCAGAAACGTGCCGGAGAGCATGCCGGCGCGGACCGGATCGGCATCGGCGATGGGCTGGTCGATGGCGACCGGCCCGGGAGGGCGCATGCCCGTCCAGGCGGCCTGCACGTCCAACATCTTCAGAAGGGCATAGTCGTTCTGGTTGAGCAAAATGGGCGCGCCGGTCAGGCGCTTGAGCTTCATCGCCCCGCCCACGTGGTCGATGTGGGCGTGGGTGATGACGATCTGCTTGACGGTGAGGCGGTGGCGGCGCACCAACTCCATGACGTCGTCTACGTCATCGCCGGGGTCGATGACGATGGCCTCGCGTGTGCCCTCGTCCCCGATGACGGAGCAGTTGCACTGGAGAGGGCCGACGGCCAGGATCTCGTGGATCATAAAGAAGTACCCAGTACTCGGTACTAAGTACCCAGCAAAGACAGGATAAATGAAAAGGGCCGCGTGAAAACGAGGCCCTTCGACGATTCAAGCTGGAACTTACTTCGACGGCGGCGGAGGGGCGGCCGGCTGGTTCTGCTGCGGCTGTCCCTGCACCGGGTTTTGCGCCGGCGGCTGGGAGGAGGGTTGCGTCTGGCCCTGGGTTTGCGCGGGCTTGGCGCCGCCGAGAACGGAACTGGCCTTCCTCTTGGAGGCGATGATGGCCAGCGAGAGGGAGGTGATCATGAAGATCACCGTGGCCCAGGTGGTCGCCTTGGTAAGCACGGTGGCTGCGCCGCGGGGGCCGAAGGCGGTCTGGCTGCCCATGCCGCCGAAGGCGGCGGCGATGTCGGCGCTCTTGCCGCTTTGCAGCAGTACGACGACGATCAGGAAGAAACAGACGACGACGTGGAGAATGGTGAGCAGGACAACCATGCTGTGTACAAACCCGGGCGCAAACGCGCCTCGACCTTTCTGAAAACTCTTTCTTTGCCCGTTGTAAGGGGACGGATGGTGCGGAAGGCGGGACTTGAACCCGCATGCCTTTCGGCGCCACCCCCTCAAGATGGTGTGTCTGCCAATTCCACCACTTCCGCACACGCAGACGGACACTTGCTAGAGGGCCAACAAATTATAGCAGAAGAGCTTATTGCCTCGGCCCGCTCAGTATTTGACGATGGCGGTGAAGCTGTCGGGCTTGAGGCTGGCGCCGCCGACCAGGGCGCCATCGATCTCCTCTTCCGACATCAATGCCTTGGCGTTCTCCGGCTTGACGCTGCCGCCGTAGAGGATGCGCAGGTTGTCGGCGAGTTCCTGTCCCATGGCCTTGGCGACCTCGGCGCGGATGAGGGCGTGGGCTTCGGCGGCCATCTGCGGGGTCGCGGTCTTGCCGGTGCCGATGGCCCAAACGGGCTCGTAAGCGACCACCAGCCTGGCAGCCTTCTTGCCGGAGATCTTGCGGAAGGCGCGGGCACACTGGCGGCGCAGAACTTCCTCGGTCATGCCCGACTCGCGCTCCTCCAGCACCTCGCCGACGCAGACGATGGGTGTAAGGCCGGCTTCGAGGGCGGTTTTGAGGCGGGCGTTGACCGTGTCGTCGGTCTCGGCGAAATACTGGCGGCGCTCGGAGTGGCCGATGATGGCGTGGGTGCAGCCGATGGCCAGCAGCATGTCCGCAGAGATCTCGCCGGTGAAGGCGCCTTCCTTTTCCCAGGCGACGTTTTGCGCGCCCACGGCAACGTTGGAGCCCTTGGCGGTTTCGACCACGGCGGCGATGTCCACGAAGGGCGGGCAGACGACGATCTCGTCGCGGTCGTGGCCGGCGACCATGGGGAGAAAGGCGCGCACGAACTCGCGGGCCTGGTCGGGAGTCTTGTACATCTTCCAGTTAGCGGCGATGAGTTTTTTTCTTGGCATGAGTGTTCCTAGGAGGCGGCGCGAACGACGTGGCGCGCTGCATCAGTAAAAGCGTCGAAGGTGGATTGGTCGAAGAGGACGAAGCGCACAGTCTCCACGTGCTGGAGCTTGGGCAGGATCTCGGCGACGGTCTTCAGAGCGACCGCGGCAGCCTCGGCTACGGGATAGCCGAAGATGCCGGTGGAGATGGCGGGGAAGGCGATGCTCTTGAGCTGCAGGCCGTCGGCGACGTGGAGTGATTCGCGGTAGCAACTGGCCAGGGAATCACGCTCGCCGCGGCGGCCTCCTTCCCAGATCGGTCCCACGGCGTGAATGACGTGCCGCGCGGCAAGTTTGCCGGCGGTGGTGGCGACAGCGCCTCCGGTCCGGACCGGACCGCGCTCGCGGCGCAGGGTGCCGCACTCTTCGGCGATCGACGGTCCCCCGGCGCGATGGATGGCGCCGCAGACCCCGCCGCCGGGCAAAAGCTCGGAGTTGGCCGCGTTGACGATCGCATCCACGGTCTCGCGTGAGATGTCGCCCTGGGTGAATTCGATGCTACGGGTTGGGGTCAGGGAAATCTTCATCCAACTTACAATTTGCGATTTGTGATTAAAGACGGAACTGATGGTGACCGTCACGAATCACCAATCGCGAATCACTCACTTGTCGGTCAATGCTTCCACTCCCGGCAGTTTCTTGCCTTCCAGGAACTCCAGCGAGGCGCCGCCGCCGGTGGAGATGTGCGTGATCTTGTCGGCGACGCCGGCCTGCTGCACGGCAGCCACCGAGTCGCCGCCGCCGATGATGGAAGTGGCAGCGCGGTTCGCGGCCACCGCCTGAGCGATCTTCACCGTGCCCTGGGCAAAGGGCGCCATCTCGAATACGCCCATGGGGCCGTTCCACACGATGGTGCGGGCGCGGTCGATCTCGGCCGCGAAAAGCGCCACGGTCTTGGGACCGATGTCGAGGGCCATCTGGTCGTCGGCGAGCGCGTGGTCCGCGGGAACGATCTTGGTATGGGCGTCGGCGGACATGCTGGTGGCGACGACGTGGTCCACCGGCAGCAGGAACTTGACCCCGCGGGCCTTGGCGTCGGAGAGCAGGCGCTTGGCCAGGTCGAGCTTGTCATCCTCGACCAGCGATTTGCCCACCTTGGCCCCGTGCGACTTCAGGAAGGTGTAGGCCATGCCGCCGCCGATGAGCAGGGTGTTGACCTTGCCCAGGAGGTTCTGGATGACGGCGATCTTGTCGCTGACCTTGGCGCCGCCGAGGATGGCGACGAAGGGCTGCGCCGGATTATGCAGCGCCTTGCCCAGATAGGTGAGCTCCTTCTCCATCAGCAGGCCGGCGGCGCATTTCTTGACGAACTTGGTGATGCCGGCGGTCGAGGCGTGGGCGCGGTGGGCCGAGCCGAATGCATCGTTGACGTAGAGGTCGCAGAGCTCGGCGAGCTGCTTGGAGAAGTTCTCGTCGTTGGCTTCCTCTTCGGCATGGAAGCGAAGGTTTTCCAGCAAAAGCGTCTGGTGCTTCTCGAGACGCGAAGCCAGCTCCTTGGCCTGCTCGCCGACACAGTCCGGAGAGAAGCCGACGTTGAAGCCCCGGCCCAGCTTCTCGTCGAGGAGGATGCGCAGGCGCTCGCCGGCGGGCTTCAGGCTCATCTTGGGATTGGGTTTGCCCTTGGGACGGCCCAGGTGCGACGCCAGGATGAGTCTCGACCCGTGCTTCAGTGCATACTCGATGGAAGGCAGGGTCTCGCGGATGCGGGTGTCGTCGGTGACGTTGCCGTATTCATCCAGCGGGACATTGAAATCGACGCGCATGAAGACGCGCTTGCCGCTCAGGTCGAGATCTTTGATCGAAAGTTTCGCCATAAGGACTCCATCCGTGAAGGATTGTGGATGGCGGGAGACGCGGGACGATGTGCGCCGCGTCTCCCCTCCTTGTGATGAGCTACAGGCCCTTACTGCCCAGGAAAATGATGAGGTCACGCACGCGGCACGAGTATCCCCACTCGTTGTCGTACCAGGAGATGACCTTCACACAGTTGCCGGCCACGACACGCGTGAGCGGAGCGTCCACGATGGACGAGCGGGAATCGTGGCGGAAATCCATAGAGACCAGCTCCTGCTCCTCGTAGCCCAGGTACTTGGCGAGGCGGCCGGACTCGCTGGCCTTCTTCATGGCCGCATTGACCTCTTCGACCGTGGTCTTCTTCTCCACGAATACCACCAGGTCGACGACCGAAACGTTTGGCGTGGGTACGCGCATGGCAAAACCGTCGAGCTTGCCCTTCAGCTCGGGGATGACGAGGTGCACGGCCTTGGCAGCGCCGGTGGAGGTCGGGATCATGGAAAGTGCGGCAGCGCGGGCACGACGCAGGTCCTTGTGGGGGAAGTCGAGGATGACCTGGTCATTCGTATAAGAGTGAATGGTGGTCATCGTGCCCGACTGGATAGTGAAGTTGTCGTTCATCACCTTGGCGATCGGCGCCAGGCAGTTCGTCGTACAGGAGGCGTTGGAGATGATGTGGTGCTTGGCCGGGTCGTACTTGTCTTCGTTGACGCCCAGCACGATGGTGAGATCCTCGCCTTTCGCCGGGGCAGAGATGATGACCTTCTTGACCGTGTCGTGCAGGTGGGCCTTGGCCTTGTCCGCTTCCGTGAAACGCCCGGTGGATTCGACGACGACCTGGGCGCCCACGGACTTCCAGTCCAGCTTGGCGGGGTCCTTCTCGGCAAATACGCGGATGCGCTTGCCGTCGACCTCGATGTAGTCCGCGCCGTGCGTGACCTTGTTGGTCAGGTTGCCGAGCACGGAATCGTACTTCAGCAGGTGGGCCAGCGTTTTGGCGTCGGTCAGATCGTTGACCGCGACGAAGTCGAGGTTCTTATCGTTGAGGGCGGTGCGCAGAATGTTGCGCCCGATACGGCCAAATCCATTGATGCCAACTTTGATTGCCATTTTGCCTCCGGCGGAATGTAAGAGCGGGATAATGGGCCGATGTCGAAACTCAAAATGCTAACACCGGGGTAAGGCAGGCGCAAATGAAGCTACTCCCTCATTGCCGTGTCATGCGCCCTTGTGTTACAAGCGCAACATGCGCAAGTGGATGAAAGATCGCCTGCGCCGGCGGAAACGCAAAGGCGTGTCCCCGGAATCAGAGTCCACCGGCAAGGTGGGACAGGAGAAGCAGGCGCCCGAAGCAGGACAGCCGGCTCCGATTCAGCCGTCGTACCTGGATGCCTTTGAGAAGGAGCGGCGCGCGGCCGCGACCAGCCAGGGCGAGCAGAAATTCGAAGTCGAAACCCAGCCGGAGACTCCGGCGGTGCCGCCGGCAGCGCCCGCCGACGCCATGGGCGCGCAGCCGAAGAAAAAGCCCCAGGGAGTGGTCATCCTGGCCATCGGGCTGCCCGGATCGGGCAAGA includes:
- a CDS encoding phosphoglycerate kinase encodes the protein MAKLSIKDLDLSGKRVFMRVDFNVPLDEYGNVTDDTRIRETLPSIEYALKHGSRLILASHLGRPKGKPNPKMSLKPAGERLRILLDEKLGRGFNVGFSPDCVGEQAKELASRLEKHQTLLLENLRFHAEEEANDENFSKQLAELCDLYVNDAFGSAHRAHASTAGITKFVKKCAAGLLMEKELTYLGKALHNPAQPFVAILGGAKVSDKIAVIQNLLGKVNTLLIGGGMAYTFLKSHGAKVGKSLVEDDKLDLAKRLLSDAKARGVKFLLPVDHVVATSMSADAHTKIVPADHALADDQMALDIGPKTVALFAAEIDRARTIVWNGPMGVFEMAPFAQGTVKIAQAVAANRAATSIIGGGDSVAAVQQAGVADKITHISTGGGASLEFLEGKKLPGVEALTDK
- the gap gene encoding type I glyceraldehyde-3-phosphate dehydrogenase, whose translation is MAIKVGINGFGRIGRNILRTALNDKNLDFVAVNDLTDAKTLAHLLKYDSVLGNLTNKVTHGADYIEVDGKRIRVFAEKDPAKLDWKSVGAQVVVESTGRFTEADKAKAHLHDTVKKVIISAPAKGEDLTIVLGVNEDKYDPAKHHIISNASCTTNCLAPIAKVMNDNFTIQSGTMTTIHSYTNDQVILDFPHKDLRRARAAALSMIPTSTGAAKAVHLVIPELKGKLDGFAMRVPTPNVSVVDLVVFVEKKTTVEEVNAAMKKASESGRLAKYLGYEEQELVSMDFRHDSRSSIVDAPLTRVVAGNCVKVISWYDNEWGYSCRVRDLIIFLGSKGL